CAGAAAATTATGTGTCTGGCGATTCCCATGCAGATCGTGGAAATTGACGGGCCGGTGGCGGTGGCGGAGGTGGACGGCGTGCGCCGTCAGGCCCGGCTGGACCTCCTCCCCGAGGCCAAGGTGGGGGACTTCATCCTGGTGCACGCCGGCTTGGCCATCGCCACGGTGGACGCCGAGGCCGCCCGGGAAACCCTGGACCTCTTGAGGCAGTTGGCCGATGTCACGCCGTGAGGACTTCCGGGACCGGGCTTTGGTCCAGGAGCTGGCCCGGCGCCTCCAAGGGTTGGCCGTCGGGCCGGTGACCCTCATGGAGGTCTGCGGCACCCACACCATGGCGGTGGCCAGATTTGGGCTCAAGGCGCTTTTGCCCCCGGGGGTGCGGCTGGTCTCCGGGCCCGGCTGCCCGGTGTGCGTCACCGACCAAGGGGACATTGACGCCTTTCTGGCCCTGGGGCACCTGCCCGAGGTCATTCTGGCCACCTTCGGGGACATGGTGCGGGTGCCGGGAAGCACCACCTCCCTGGAAGAGGAGCGGGCCCGGGGCGCGGCGGTGCAGGTGGTGTACTCG
The nucleotide sequence above comes from Desulfobaccales bacterium. Encoded proteins:
- a CDS encoding HypC/HybG/HupF family hydrogenase formation chaperone, with amino-acid sequence MCLAIPMQIVEIDGPVAVAEVDGVRRQARLDLLPEAKVGDFILVHAGLAIATVDAEAARETLDLLRQLADVTP